In Arcobacter sp. CECT 8986, the sequence TGTTTCAAATACTTTAAGTATATCTTATAAAGAAGCACTTAACTTTTTTCATAACAATTCATTGTTGTCTATCCTAACTAATATTTCTACTACAATTTTTGGACAGAATGATATTGCATTAAGATTACCTTTTTTATGTTTTTATTTTTTTAGTGTAATTTTACTTTATGTAAATACGAAAAACTATTTTAAATACCAAGTTGATAGAGCAATCTCAACTATTATATTTATGTTTTTACCTGGAGTTTTAAGTGCTTCACTTTTAGTTAATAGTGCGATTGTTGTAACTTTTTGTACACTTCTATATATCTATTATTATCAAAAAACAAATAAACATAACTATTTTTTCTTAATTGTTTTTTTATTTGTTGATAACTCCTTTGCAATACTTTTTCTTGCAATTTTCTTTTATTCTATGAGTAAAAGAGATAATCTTATGGTTTATATTAGCTTAGTTTTATTTGGTTTATCAATGGGAATATTTGGATTTGATAGTTCTGGAAAACCAAAAGGTTTCTTTGCTGATACATTTGCAATTTATGCATCTATCTTTTCTCCTTTTCTATTTTTATATTTTTTCTATTCTATGTATAGGTTAGGTGTAAAAAATCAAAGAAGTTTTGTTTGGTATATAAGTGTTACTGCATTAATATTTTCGTTTATTTTTTCATTTAGACAACAAATATATATTGAAGATTATGCTCCTTTTGTAATTATTGCTATTCCTTTAATGGTAAGACTATTTTTTCATTCTTACAGAGTTAGATTAAGTGAATTTAGAAAAATACATAATTTCTTTGCTCTTTTAGTTTTAATTACACTATCTTTAAATATTGTGATTACTATATTTAATAAACCCTTGTATCTATTTCTTGACAATCCTAGAAAACATTTTGTTTATAAATATCATGTTGCAAAAGAATTAAGTGAAGAGTTAAAAAAACAACATATTAATTATATTACATCTAGTGATGAAAAGTTACTATTAAGATTAAAATTTTATAAAATATATAAAGGGAAAAAATATTATATAAGCTTAAATAAGTTAAGTGATTATACTTACTCTTTTCCGATTAAATATTATGGAGTAACTGTATCAACCGCATACGTAAAAAAAATATGAAAAAGTCATTTTCTTTATTAGAATTAATATTTGCAATAACTTTACTATCAATCGCATTCTTTTCTTTCTCCTTCAATACTTCAAATTTAAAAGTCAAAAAAATAGATTTAGCAACTAATAGATTAATACTATATTTAAAAGAGACAAGATATCAAGCTTTATTAGATGATAA encodes:
- a CDS encoding ArnT family glycosyltransferase, whose product is MIIQSKNQYNKIVYFSLIITTIVLIFVSNTLSISYKEALNFFHNNSLLSILTNISTTIFGQNDIALRLPFLCFYFFSVILLYVNTKNYFKYQVDRAISTIIFMFLPGVLSASLLVNSAIVVTFCTLLYIYYYQKTNKHNYFFLIVFLFVDNSFAILFLAIFFYSMSKRDNLMVYISLVLFGLSMGIFGFDSSGKPKGFFADTFAIYASIFSPFLFLYFFYSMYRLGVKNQRSFVWYISVTALIFSFIFSFRQQIYIEDYAPFVIIAIPLMVRLFFHSYRVRLSEFRKIHNFFALLVLITLSLNIVITIFNKPLYLFLDNPRKHFVYKYHVAKELSEELKKQHINYITSSDEKLLLRLKFYKIYKGKKYYISLNKLSDYTYSFPIKYYGVTVSTAYVKKI